The Arachis hypogaea cultivar Tifrunner chromosome 16, arahy.Tifrunner.gnm2.J5K5, whole genome shotgun sequence genome contains a region encoding:
- the LOC112757094 gene encoding uncharacterized protein encodes MSPFRLVYGKACHLPMEVEHKVLWVVRECNIGFEKAGAERKLQLQELECLRLEAYDNSRLYKERVKAVHDRNIKRREFRPGELVLLYNSWLRLMLGKLRSRWEGPYRVKMAEPYGVFT; translated from the coding sequence ATGAGTCCATTTCGCCTAGtctatggcaaggcttgtcacctcccaaTGGAGGTGGAGCACAAGGTTTTATGGGTGGTAAGGGAATGCAACATAGGATTCGAGAAAGCCGgggctgaaaggaagctgcaactacaaGAATTGGAGTGccttcgactcgaagcatatgaTAACTCTAGGCTATACAAAGAGAGggtgaaggctgtacatgacaggaatatcaagaggagagagtttagACCTGGGGAGCTAGTCCTCCTCTATAACTCCTGGTTGAGACTCATgctaggcaagttgagatcaagatgggaaggcccctacagggtGAAAATGGCTGAACCATATGGCGTcttcacctga